In the genome of Aptenodytes patagonicus chromosome 18, bAptPat1.pri.cur, whole genome shotgun sequence, one region contains:
- the LOC143168818 gene encoding uncharacterized protein LOC143168818 isoform X2: protein MFHTPDTEAFRVSSIPLKMRQHKLQGQRNLHPRLDTFKMLCGGKKSYFAAAVCIITLTSMVTLSYLRLQRLSHLPKIIQEGSRCRGKTTSSTITALKDNRTFIISPYFDDRESKVTRVIGIVHHEDVKQLYCWFCCPPDGKIYVSKAKIDVHSDRFGFPYGAADIVCLEPENCDPTHVSIHQSPHGNIDQLPRFEIKNRKAETFSVDFTVCISAMFGNYNNVLQFIQSMEMYKILGVQKVVIYKNNCSHLMEKVLKFYVEEGSVEIIPWPINSHLKVSSKWHFMQDGTHIGYYGQIAALNDCIYRNMQRSKFVVLNDADEIILPLKHPDWKSMMSSLQEQNPGTGIFLFENHIFPETISSHMFNISSWNTVPGVNILQHVHREPDRKDVINPKKMIVDPRKVIQTSVHSVLRAYGNSVNVPMDVALIYHCRVPLQGNLPRESLIRDTTLWRYNSSLVMNVNKVLYQTVL from the exons ATGTTCCACACACCTGACACAGAGGCATTCAGAGTATCATCCATCCCATTAAAG atgCGGCAGCATAAACTGCAAGGACAAAGAAATTTGCATCCACGTTTAGATACATTCAAAATGTTGTGTGGTGGGAAAAAATcttactttgctgctgctgtgtgcatTATTACTCTAACTTCAATGGTCACACTTTCTTATCTTAGGTTACAGAGACTTTCTCACCTGCCAAAAATAATTCAAGAAGGTAGCAGATGTAGAGGGAAAACTACCAGTAGCACAATAACAGCATTAAAAGATAACAGAACTTTTATTATATCCCCATACTTTGATGACAGAGAAAGCAAAGTCACTCGTGTGATTGGGATTGTTCATCATGAAGATGTAAAACAACTATACTGCTGGTTCTGCTGTCCACCCGATGGAAAGATATATGtatcaaaagcaaaaattgaTGTTCACTCAGATAGATTTGGATTTCCTTATGGTGCAGCAGATATAGTTTGTTTGGAACCCGAAAACTGTGATCCAACACATGTATCAATTCATCAGTCTCCACATGGAAATATTGACCAGCTGCCAAGGTTTGAAATTAAAAACCGCAAGGCTGAGACCttttctgttgacttcactgTATGCATCTCTGCCATGTTTGGAAATTACAACAACGTTTTGCAGTTTATACAGAGTATGGAAATGTACAAGATTCTTGGGGTACAGAAAGTGGTGATCTATAAGAACAACTGCAGCCATCTGATGGAGAAAGTCTTGAAGTTTTATGTGGAAGAAGGATCTGTAGAGATAATTCCCTGGCCAATAAACTCACACCTCAAGGTTTCTTCTAAATGGCACTTCATGCAAGATGGAACACACATTGGCTACTATGGACAAATCGCAGCTCTAAATGACTGTATATACCGTAACATGCAGAGAAGCAAGTTTGTGGTTCTTAATGATGCTGATGAAATAATTCTTCCCCTTAAGCACCCAGACTGGAAATCAATGATGAGCAGTCTTCAGGAGCAAAACCCAGGGACTGGCATTTTCCTCTTTGAGAACCATATCTTCCCAGAAACCATATCTAGTCACATGTTCAACATTTCATCCTGGAATACTGTGCCAGGTGTTAACATATTACAGCATGTTCACAGAGAGCCTGACAGGAAAGATGTAATCAATCCCAAGAAAATGATAGTTGATCCACGAAAGGTGATTCAGACTTCAGTCCACTCTGTCCTACGTGCTTATGGGAACAGTGTGAATGTTCCCATGGATGTTGCCCTCATTTATCACTGTCGGGTGCCCCTTCAAGGAAACCTTCCCAGAGAATCCCTCATCAGGGATACAACACTGTGGAGATATAACTCATCATTAGTCATGAATGTTAACAAGGTGCTATATCAAACCGTACTGTAA
- the LOC143168818 gene encoding uncharacterized protein LOC143168818 isoform X1 yields the protein MVWNIPLVSWGQLSWLCPLPASCAPLLLGRGGEEQHEKQRRPWRCMRQHKLQGQRNLHPRLDTFKMLCGGKKSYFAAAVCIITLTSMVTLSYLRLQRLSHLPKIIQEGSRCRGKTTSSTITALKDNRTFIISPYFDDRESKVTRVIGIVHHEDVKQLYCWFCCPPDGKIYVSKAKIDVHSDRFGFPYGAADIVCLEPENCDPTHVSIHQSPHGNIDQLPRFEIKNRKAETFSVDFTVCISAMFGNYNNVLQFIQSMEMYKILGVQKVVIYKNNCSHLMEKVLKFYVEEGSVEIIPWPINSHLKVSSKWHFMQDGTHIGYYGQIAALNDCIYRNMQRSKFVVLNDADEIILPLKHPDWKSMMSSLQEQNPGTGIFLFENHIFPETISSHMFNISSWNTVPGVNILQHVHREPDRKDVINPKKMIVDPRKVIQTSVHSVLRAYGNSVNVPMDVALIYHCRVPLQGNLPRESLIRDTTLWRYNSSLVMNVNKVLYQTVL from the coding sequence atgCGGCAGCATAAACTGCAAGGACAAAGAAATTTGCATCCACGTTTAGATACATTCAAAATGTTGTGTGGTGGGAAAAAATcttactttgctgctgctgtgtgcatTATTACTCTAACTTCAATGGTCACACTTTCTTATCTTAGGTTACAGAGACTTTCTCACCTGCCAAAAATAATTCAAGAAGGTAGCAGATGTAGAGGGAAAACTACCAGTAGCACAATAACAGCATTAAAAGATAACAGAACTTTTATTATATCCCCATACTTTGATGACAGAGAAAGCAAAGTCACTCGTGTGATTGGGATTGTTCATCATGAAGATGTAAAACAACTATACTGCTGGTTCTGCTGTCCACCCGATGGAAAGATATATGtatcaaaagcaaaaattgaTGTTCACTCAGATAGATTTGGATTTCCTTATGGTGCAGCAGATATAGTTTGTTTGGAACCCGAAAACTGTGATCCAACACATGTATCAATTCATCAGTCTCCACATGGAAATATTGACCAGCTGCCAAGGTTTGAAATTAAAAACCGCAAGGCTGAGACCttttctgttgacttcactgTATGCATCTCTGCCATGTTTGGAAATTACAACAACGTTTTGCAGTTTATACAGAGTATGGAAATGTACAAGATTCTTGGGGTACAGAAAGTGGTGATCTATAAGAACAACTGCAGCCATCTGATGGAGAAAGTCTTGAAGTTTTATGTGGAAGAAGGATCTGTAGAGATAATTCCCTGGCCAATAAACTCACACCTCAAGGTTTCTTCTAAATGGCACTTCATGCAAGATGGAACACACATTGGCTACTATGGACAAATCGCAGCTCTAAATGACTGTATATACCGTAACATGCAGAGAAGCAAGTTTGTGGTTCTTAATGATGCTGATGAAATAATTCTTCCCCTTAAGCACCCAGACTGGAAATCAATGATGAGCAGTCTTCAGGAGCAAAACCCAGGGACTGGCATTTTCCTCTTTGAGAACCATATCTTCCCAGAAACCATATCTAGTCACATGTTCAACATTTCATCCTGGAATACTGTGCCAGGTGTTAACATATTACAGCATGTTCACAGAGAGCCTGACAGGAAAGATGTAATCAATCCCAAGAAAATGATAGTTGATCCACGAAAGGTGATTCAGACTTCAGTCCACTCTGTCCTACGTGCTTATGGGAACAGTGTGAATGTTCCCATGGATGTTGCCCTCATTTATCACTGTCGGGTGCCCCTTCAAGGAAACCTTCCCAGAGAATCCCTCATCAGGGATACAACACTGTGGAGATATAACTCATCATTAGTCATGAATGTTAACAAGGTGCTATATCAAACCGTACTGTAA
- the LOC143168818 gene encoding uncharacterized protein LOC143168818 isoform X3, protein MRQHKLQGQRNLHPRLDTFKMLCGGKKSYFAAAVCIITLTSMVTLSYLRLQRLSHLPKIIQEGSRCRGKTTSSTITALKDNRTFIISPYFDDRESKVTRVIGIVHHEDVKQLYCWFCCPPDGKIYVSKAKIDVHSDRFGFPYGAADIVCLEPENCDPTHVSIHQSPHGNIDQLPRFEIKNRKAETFSVDFTVCISAMFGNYNNVLQFIQSMEMYKILGVQKVVIYKNNCSHLMEKVLKFYVEEGSVEIIPWPINSHLKVSSKWHFMQDGTHIGYYGQIAALNDCIYRNMQRSKFVVLNDADEIILPLKHPDWKSMMSSLQEQNPGTGIFLFENHIFPETISSHMFNISSWNTVPGVNILQHVHREPDRKDVINPKKMIVDPRKVIQTSVHSVLRAYGNSVNVPMDVALIYHCRVPLQGNLPRESLIRDTTLWRYNSSLVMNVNKVLYQTVL, encoded by the coding sequence atgCGGCAGCATAAACTGCAAGGACAAAGAAATTTGCATCCACGTTTAGATACATTCAAAATGTTGTGTGGTGGGAAAAAATcttactttgctgctgctgtgtgcatTATTACTCTAACTTCAATGGTCACACTTTCTTATCTTAGGTTACAGAGACTTTCTCACCTGCCAAAAATAATTCAAGAAGGTAGCAGATGTAGAGGGAAAACTACCAGTAGCACAATAACAGCATTAAAAGATAACAGAACTTTTATTATATCCCCATACTTTGATGACAGAGAAAGCAAAGTCACTCGTGTGATTGGGATTGTTCATCATGAAGATGTAAAACAACTATACTGCTGGTTCTGCTGTCCACCCGATGGAAAGATATATGtatcaaaagcaaaaattgaTGTTCACTCAGATAGATTTGGATTTCCTTATGGTGCAGCAGATATAGTTTGTTTGGAACCCGAAAACTGTGATCCAACACATGTATCAATTCATCAGTCTCCACATGGAAATATTGACCAGCTGCCAAGGTTTGAAATTAAAAACCGCAAGGCTGAGACCttttctgttgacttcactgTATGCATCTCTGCCATGTTTGGAAATTACAACAACGTTTTGCAGTTTATACAGAGTATGGAAATGTACAAGATTCTTGGGGTACAGAAAGTGGTGATCTATAAGAACAACTGCAGCCATCTGATGGAGAAAGTCTTGAAGTTTTATGTGGAAGAAGGATCTGTAGAGATAATTCCCTGGCCAATAAACTCACACCTCAAGGTTTCTTCTAAATGGCACTTCATGCAAGATGGAACACACATTGGCTACTATGGACAAATCGCAGCTCTAAATGACTGTATATACCGTAACATGCAGAGAAGCAAGTTTGTGGTTCTTAATGATGCTGATGAAATAATTCTTCCCCTTAAGCACCCAGACTGGAAATCAATGATGAGCAGTCTTCAGGAGCAAAACCCAGGGACTGGCATTTTCCTCTTTGAGAACCATATCTTCCCAGAAACCATATCTAGTCACATGTTCAACATTTCATCCTGGAATACTGTGCCAGGTGTTAACATATTACAGCATGTTCACAGAGAGCCTGACAGGAAAGATGTAATCAATCCCAAGAAAATGATAGTTGATCCACGAAAGGTGATTCAGACTTCAGTCCACTCTGTCCTACGTGCTTATGGGAACAGTGTGAATGTTCCCATGGATGTTGCCCTCATTTATCACTGTCGGGTGCCCCTTCAAGGAAACCTTCCCAGAGAATCCCTCATCAGGGATACAACACTGTGGAGATATAACTCATCATTAGTCATGAATGTTAACAAGGTGCTATATCAAACCGTACTGTAA